Proteins encoded together in one Anticarsia gemmatalis isolate Benzon Research Colony breed Stoneville strain chromosome 1, ilAntGemm2 primary, whole genome shotgun sequence window:
- the Ctu2 gene encoding cytosolic thiouridylase subunit 2, whose protein sequence is MSCKKCNSPKSVILRMKDYYCDNCFMINTNHKFRACLGKNKVLSPNENVLICLSGGVGSSVLVDLIHYSISLDNTKKLRIVPFFLHIFDDTTIAESVLEQCKHLNFNIHMVHISDYMNSTHRTLAVNCIPRAEQDVEKTFQNMLNSMPPTAVNDFIIKIKRHLYIKYAEHLQCNTIFTAETTNTLAINLLSNLAIGRGSQVQNDIGFSDIRDSKVKILRPMKDITKEELDYYVSIRQLQPTSTNNSANDNSLQSVISSFVHGLQENFQSTISTVCKTADKIGNCNEDKSEQKCIICESNLNTDITKMSALEATNVSRTVSYGTTNFSQTTEISTIFDCDNRTAVFPFVHKYLCYGCSRNHSEMIKPSLPQHLQNIIGNS, encoded by the exons ATGAGCTGCAAAAAATGCAATTCTCCTAAATCAGTAATATTAAGAATGAAAGattattattgtgataattGTTTTATGATCAATACAAACCATAAGTTTCGTGCATGTCTAGgtaaaaacaaagttttatcaCCCAACGAAAATGTTCTGATTTGTTTATCGGGAGGCGTGGGATCCTCGGTTTTGGTGGATTTGATACATTACAGTATATCTTTGGATAATACTAAGAAGCTACGGATAGTTCCATTTTTTCTTCATATATTTG atGACACGACTATTGCAGAATCTGTATTAGAACAATgcaaacatttaaattttaatattcatatggTACATATTTCGGACTATATGAACTCTACTCACAGAACACTAGCTGTAAATTGCATCCCAAGAGCAGAACAAGATGTTgagaaaacatttcaaaacatgCTTAACAGTATGCCTCCTACAGCAGTCAatgatttcattattaaaattaaacgccacttgtacataaaatatgctGAACATTTGCAGTGTAACACAATATTTACTGCtgaaacaacaaatactttagCAATCAATTTATTGAGTAATCTAGCTATTGGTAGAGGATCTCAAGTTCAAAATGATATT GGTTTCTCCGATATTCGTGACAGCAAAGTGAAAATTTTAAGACCAATGAAAGACATCACAAAGGAAGAATTAGATTATTATGTCAGTATAAGGCAGCTTCAACCCACTTCTACTAATAACTCAGCAAATGATAACAGTCTTCAGTCAGTGATCTCTTCATTTGTACATGGTCTTCAAGAAAATTTCCAGTCTACAATATCAACTGTATGTAAAACAGCTGACAAAATTGGTAACTGCAATGAAGATAAATCTGAGCAGAAATGTATAATTTGTGAG AGCAACTTAAATACTGACATAACCAAAATGTCGGCTCTGGAAGCTACTAATGTATCAAGGACAGTTTCATATGGGACCACTAATTTCAGTCAGACTACTGAAATATCTACCATTTTTGATTGTGACAATCGTACTGCAGTTTTCCCATTCGTCCATAAATATCTGTGTTATGGGTGTAGTAGAAATCACTCTGAAATGATTAAACCTAGTCTACCACAacacttacaaaatataattggtAATTCTTGA
- the LOC142974191 gene encoding putative elongation factor 1-delta isoform X4: protein MREIYHVTDLCHHQKLPYQKIETKFQRGQSAVVDKGSLTGLVRSAFTLSERSSVSFFPCPPKSRRVRFWTLLISLESNTKMSALIHEKIWLDKNIYNDAERNYYESLSKVQATPLSVARSSLASEVAKARQHIKDSLECMDSVATLAGVPNTELTNKVNSLEKENTDLKKAIDDLRNLVISLQARVESLESTGSGAKTESSTAKAPPPAPAKVQDDDDDDGVDLFGSDDEEESAEAAKIREERLAAYNAKKAKKPVLIAKSNIILDVKPWDDETDMAALEKAVREIATDGLLWGAAKLVPLAYGIHKLQISCVVEDDKVSVDWLTEEIEKHEDFVQSVDIAAFNKV from the exons ATGCGAGAAATTTATcat gtaACAGACTTATGCCACCATCAAAAATTACCCTATCAAAAAATCGAGACAAAATTTCAACGTGGTCAAAGTGCTGTCGTGGATAAAGGTTCGTTGACAGGATTGGTCCGTTCAGCTTTCACTCTTTCTGAACGTAGCTCTGTCTCTTTCTTTCCGTGCCCACCAAAAAGCCGACGAGTGCGGTTTTGGACCCTGTTGATAAGTTTGGaatcaaa TACCAAAATGTCTGCCTTAATACACGAAAAGATCTGGTTGGACAAAAACATCTATAATGATGCTGAAAGGAATTATTATGAATCACTATCAAAG GTTCAAGCTACACCACTTTCAGTAGCTCGCTCTTCTTTGGCCAGTGAAGTTGCTAAGGCTAGACAACATATCAAAGATTCTTTAGAATGT ATGGATAGTGTGGCCACATTGGCTGGAGTTCCTAACACTGAACTGACTAATAAAGTCAACAGCCTGGAAAAAGAGAACACAGACCTGAAGAAAGCTATTGATGATCTGCGCAACTTGGTTATCAGCCTTCAAGCCCGTGTTGAGAGTTTAGAATCAACAGGTAGTGGTGCCAAAACTGAATCTTCCACT GCTAAGGCACCTCCCCCAGCACCTGCTAAAGTtcaagatgatgatgatgatgatggtgtaGATCTTTTTGGATCTGATGATGAAGAGGAAAGTGCAGAAGCTGCAAAGATTAGAGAGGAACGTCTTGCTGCATACAATGCCAAAAAAGCCAAAA AACCTGTTCTCATTGCCAAATCAAATATCATCTTGGATGTAAAACCATGGGATGATGAAACTGATATGGCAGCTTTGGAAAAGGCAGTCAGAGAAATTGCTACTGATGGACTCCTATGGGGTGCAGCCAAACTTGTGCCATTAGCATATGGAatacataaattacaaatttcatGTGTTGTTGAAGATGACAAAGTTTCTGTGGATTGGTTAACTGAAGAGATTGAAAAGCATGAAGACTTT gttCAGAGTGTCGATATTGCTGCTTTCAATAAGGTGTAA
- the LOC142974191 gene encoding putative elongation factor 1-delta isoform X5, translated as MSALIHEKIWLDKNIYNDAERNYYESLSKVQATPLSVARSSLASEVAKARQHIKDSLECMDSVATLAGVPNTELTNKVNSLEKENTDLKKAIDDLRNLVISLQARVESLESTGSGAKTESSTAKAPPPAPAKVQDDDDDDGVDLFGSDDEEESAEAAKIREERLAAYNAKKAKKPVLIAKSNIILDVKPWDDETDMAALEKAVREIATDGLLWGAAKLVPLAYGIHKLQISCVVEDDKVSVDWLTEEIEKHEDFVQSVDIAAFNKV; from the exons ATGTCTGCCTTAATACACGAAAAGATCTGGTTGGACAAAAACATCTATAATGATGCTGAAAGGAATTATTATGAATCACTATCAAAG GTTCAAGCTACACCACTTTCAGTAGCTCGCTCTTCTTTGGCCAGTGAAGTTGCTAAGGCTAGACAACATATCAAAGATTCTTTAGAATGT ATGGATAGTGTGGCCACATTGGCTGGAGTTCCTAACACTGAACTGACTAATAAAGTCAACAGCCTGGAAAAAGAGAACACAGACCTGAAGAAAGCTATTGATGATCTGCGCAACTTGGTTATCAGCCTTCAAGCCCGTGTTGAGAGTTTAGAATCAACAGGTAGTGGTGCCAAAACTGAATCTTCCACT GCTAAGGCACCTCCCCCAGCACCTGCTAAAGTtcaagatgatgatgatgatgatggtgtaGATCTTTTTGGATCTGATGATGAAGAGGAAAGTGCAGAAGCTGCAAAGATTAGAGAGGAACGTCTTGCTGCATACAATGCCAAAAAAGCCAAAA AACCTGTTCTCATTGCCAAATCAAATATCATCTTGGATGTAAAACCATGGGATGATGAAACTGATATGGCAGCTTTGGAAAAGGCAGTCAGAGAAATTGCTACTGATGGACTCCTATGGGGTGCAGCCAAACTTGTGCCATTAGCATATGGAatacataaattacaaatttcatGTGTTGTTGAAGATGACAAAGTTTCTGTGGATTGGTTAACTGAAGAGATTGAAAAGCATGAAGACTTT gttCAGAGTGTCGATATTGCTGCTTTCAATAAGGTGTAA